The Tessaracoccus flavus genome includes the window ACTATGACCTGGTGATGGACTGCTGCGACACGTTCGGCGCCAAGTTCATGCTCTCCGATGCCGCCGAGGCAGTCGGCGCCAGGTTGATCTGGGCTTCTGCGGTCGGCATGCAAGGGCAATGCTCTGTGTTCGGAGTCCCCGACGAGCACGGTGAACGGCTGTACCTTCGCGACCTCATCCCCACCGAGCCCGATCCCGACGACTACCCCAAGGCCACCGAGATCGGGGTGCTCGGGGCGATGGTGGGACAGATCGGTGCCTTGGAGGCCACCGAGGCGATCAAGCTTCTGGCTGGCTTCGGCGAGCCGCTCGTCGGCAGGGTGATGGTCCTCGACGCCCTGCGGGGGCGGTGGGACGTCCTCAGCCTCCGCAAGGCACCCCGCCAGACGCGGAGCGCGGGATGAGGACGGTCGAGGAGCAGCGCGCCCGGATCCTGTCGCTGGCAGAACCGCTAGCCGCAGAGGTCACACCGATTGTTTCGGCCGTCGGCGGCGTGCTGGCCGAGGACCTGCCCGCGCGGTTCGCGGTGCCTCCCTTCGACAACTCGGCGATGGATGGCTTCGCGGTCCGGGCCGGGGATCTCGCCGCCGGCGTCGAGCTCGTTGTCGTCGGGGACATCCCGGCCGGTGCCACCTCCGTCCCTGAAGTTGGAGAGGGGCAGTGCGCCCGCATCATGACCGGCGCCCCGCTGCCGCCCGGCGCGGACGCCGTCGTGCCGGTGGAGCTCACCGACCAGCCCTGGGGCCAGGCTGAGCTGCCCGCGCGGATGAGAATCACCGAGGCCGTCGCCGTCGGGAAGCACGTGCGCCGCAAGGGGGAGAACGTCCGCGTCGGAGAACCCGGCCTCCCGGCCGGGCTGGCGTGGTCACCGGCCGCCGCGTCTTCGGCGGCCTCACTCGGCTACGCCGAGGTGCCGCTGATCAGGCGGCCGAGGGTGGCTGTGCTGTCCACGGGCTCCGAACTCGTCGCTCCAGGCGAACCGCTCGGCTTCGGGCAGATCCCCGACTCTAATTCGGTGCTCCTCGCAGGGCTGTGCCGGCAGTTCGGCGCCGAGGTGATCTCGGCGCGGGCGGTGGGCGACGACCCCGCCCAGTTCCGCGCGGCGTTGGACGTCGCGTTGGCCGCAGACCTCGTCGTCACCACCGGAGGGGTATCCGTCGGCGCCTTCGAGGTGGTCCGGCAGGTGACCGAAGGCCAGATCGAGTTCACGAAGGTGGCGATGCAGCCCGGCAAACCCCAGGCCTCCGGGGTGCTCGCCGCGCCGGACGGGAGGAAGGTGCCGATGCTGGGCCTGCCCGGAAATCCCGTGAGCGCCTTCGTCTCCGCATGGGTCTTCGTCCGCCCGCTCATCGCGTGCCTCGCGGGACGCGCTGACCGGTGGCCGTCGGTGCAGGCGCGCGCCGCCGTCGGCTGGTCGACGCCGCCCGGCCGCCGGCAGTACGTGCCGGTCGCCGTTGCCGACGGACTGGCCACCCCTGTCCACGCTCTGGGCTCCGGGTCCCACCTCGTCGCGACCCTCGCCCTTGCCGACGGCCTCGCCGTCGTGCCGGAGGATGTGGAGCAGGTGCAGCCCGGCGACCTTCTGACGGTGCACTCCATCACTGCCTGATCCGTCTCTCTGGAGCAGCTGTCGAATCGGTCCCCGAGCAGTGACGAGCGCTCTGCGCGAGGAGCGTCCGTCGAATCGGTCCCGGAGCAGGGCCGGCGAGCGTAGCGAGCAGCCCGTCCGTCGAAGGGTCACGACCTCTCTACCTGCCGCCGCCCCCGACCCAGGGCGGCGACCACAGTCACGGCTGTTACCCTTCGACAAGCTCAGGGGGCAGGGCGACAGCTCAGGGACCTGGGTTGATCCCTGAGCAGGGCCGGCGAGCGTAGCGAGCAGCCCGTCCGTCGAAGGGTCACGACCTCTCTACCTGCCGCCCGCCGGAGACCGCGTCGATCAAGTTCCAGAGTGCATCGGTGTTCACCCTCTCATGCTCCCACTTTGGAGGGCTGGGTCGCTGATCCGCATCTGCATCACCTCCCTCCGGTGACTTGGGCTGGGAAGCACCACCTGAGATCTGTTCACGCGCTGGTCTGGATTGGCCCGGGTTCATAGGGGGCAGGACAGCACGAGGACAGCGAAAGGGGCCACGGAGATGTCGGATGAGGAGACGCAGCAGCTGATCGTTGCTGCGAAGGGCGAGGCGGAGGCCTGCGACCAGTTGGTGTTCTGGACCCAGCGCCTGCAGCACGCGCTGGATGCCCGCCGCCAGCTGCTGGACGTTCCCCCGGAGGAACTGAAGGCCGCCCTGGAGGCGCAGCGATGACCACCGCCACGTTCTCGCTGGCTGAGCTGCGCGCCGCCTACACCGCCCTCCACGCCGGAGCCTTCACCACCGACCCGACCCCCCAACCCGAAACGGCCACCGCAGCAGTGGCGGAACTGCCAGCTGCGGCTGCGGATGCGGTGGTGGGTGTGGTCGGTGTCTCGGGTGGGGTGGGAACGACCACGGTGGCGTTGGCGATCGCCGAAGCACTCGCCGCCGGCCGCCTGGTCGAGCTCAGCGTGCCGCACACCTCTGGGTTGGCGGCCGCGTCGTCGGCTGAACTCGGCACCCAGCACGGCTGGAGTATCGGGTCCCGCGACGGGCTGCGGCTGGAGCGCCGCACCGACCCCGACGCCACGATCCTCCCCGACACCGCCGCAGGGGTCACGGTCCTGGACCTCGGCGCTTGGGCAGAGCCTCTCCCGGCGGTGTCTGTGTTGGTAGTGGTCGCGTCGTGTTCGGTGCCGAGCGTGCGGCGTCTCAACGCCCGCCTTGAGGTCCTCCACGGCCTGCGGGTGGTGCCGGTGATCACCGGGGTCCCGGGTCGGGCACTGCCCAAGCCGGTCGGTTCGGTGTGCGGGCCGAGGCTGCGCGCCGCAGCGGCCGACGGGCTGCTGCTGCTGGTGCCGGAATGTGCGTCTCTTCGGGTCGGTGGGGTTACTGCCGATCCGCTTCCTCGTCGGCTGCAGTCCGCGGTCGACGTCATCAAATCGTGTGTGGAGGAAATCTCATGATCGTTCAGTTCGTAGTCGAGGCCGTGTCTGCGGGTGTGGTGGTGCCGGCGGAGGGGCGGGGGATGGTGTGCCCGGTCGCGCCGGCGGGGGCGCAGGTCCTGGTCGATGAGTTCCTGGGCTGGTTCTCCTGGGCCCTGGTGTGGGTAGCGTTCCCGGCAGGGATCCTGGCCGCGGTCGCGGCGGTGATCCTGGGCAAGGTGTTCTCGATGCCCCACGTCTCCAAGGGCGGCCTGATCGGGGTGTTCGTCGTCCTCGGCGCCGCCCTGCTCTATCTCGTGATCCCGGGCATCCTGTCGGGATTCCTCGGCGACGGCTGCGTCACCCGCTAACCATGAGGCCCGATCGCGCGCACCTGACCCTGCTGGCCGCCGTCACGTCGGTGGCGTTGCTGCTGCTCTCCGGCCTGGGGTTCGCCGTCTACTTCGCCCTCGCCGACCCCACCACCACCCCCACGGGGCAGGTCGTCGACTCGCTACCGGCCGGCGGCGTCACGGTGCGTGACGAGATCGCGGCCGCCCC containing:
- a CDS encoding HesA/MoeB/ThiF family protein, coding for MVAVPVMGLSTAQRERYLRNIDVVGFGTDGQERLLDSSVLVIGAGGLGSAALPYLAAAGVGRIGVVDGDAVELKNMQRQVLHTELGRNKAESAAQRLRALNPDVHVDVFPEFLTYERACELFVDYDLVMDCCDTFGAKFMLSDAAEAVGARLIWASAVGMQGQCSVFGVPDEHGERLYLRDLIPTEPDPDDYPKATEIGVLGAMVGQIGALEATEAIKLLAGFGEPLVGRVMVLDALRGRWDVLSLRKAPRQTRSAG
- the glp gene encoding gephyrin-like molybdotransferase Glp, coding for MRTVEEQRARILSLAEPLAAEVTPIVSAVGGVLAEDLPARFAVPPFDNSAMDGFAVRAGDLAAGVELVVVGDIPAGATSVPEVGEGQCARIMTGAPLPPGADAVVPVELTDQPWGQAELPARMRITEAVAVGKHVRRKGENVRVGEPGLPAGLAWSPAAASSAASLGYAEVPLIRRPRVAVLSTGSELVAPGEPLGFGQIPDSNSVLLAGLCRQFGAEVISARAVGDDPAQFRAALDVALAADLVVTTGGVSVGAFEVVRQVTEGQIEFTKVAMQPGKPQASGVLAAPDGRKVPMLGLPGNPVSAFVSAWVFVRPLIACLAGRADRWPSVQARAAVGWSTPPGRRQYVPVAVADGLATPVHALGSGSHLVATLALADGLAVVPEDVEQVQPGDLLTVHSITA